Genomic DNA from Pseudomonas fitomaticsae:
CGGCCAATATTTGGCGATGAAGACCATTGGCGAAAAGCGGCCGCGACCGATCCTTATGCGCGCGCGACCGTCAACCTGCTGGACGCCCTGGGTCAGGTGCTTTGGCAAAAACACCGAGACACTATCGCGGCACTGCACTTGCAGACATGGCAGGCGCTGTTCGGAAAGGAGCTTGGCCAGCGCGGCATCGATCACCTGATCAACCGCGCCGACATGCAAGCGTTCGTCAGCCAGCAGCAGACGCTGCTGAGCCATTGGCACACGCGCTTGCAGGCCATTCGCGAAGATCGCCTGGACATGATCGTCGCCGGTCACTTTCACAAGGCGGCCTGGTATTACGACTTTCGCAACGACGAACAGATCCGCCATCGCCTTGAAACCGAGTTCCTCTGCGTCGCAGCCCTGTGCTGGAACCGTGAGGCCACGGAAAAACTGGCGGCCTATCTGGAAAGCAACCTGCTGACCGTCGTGCCAGGGCTGGACACCTTGACCCTGGCCGATCAGCTGGACGTGAGCAAGAAACTCATGGACCTGAGCAGCTTCTCGATCAAGGCCGCGGCGGCGCAGGAAAGTCTTGATGCGGTTAACGTGCTGACCAATCAGTTCAGAAACTTGATGAATGAGCGGTTACCCAACTTTGCGGATCTGAATGGGCGGTTTAGTGGGCTGCAGAGTTTGTTGGATGGGGCTTACGTGCCGGCGCATCAACTGATCGCAGCGGATCAGTTGAATCGGGCACACTCAGAATTCAAACGCCAACAACCAGTCGACCCAGCCAGCTTCATCCGTAGTCTCGGTATCTCAACGCGACTGCAGTTGCTGCGCGAGTTTTCCCGTAGCGGCTTGACCTTGCGGGCAGCGTCGGCGTCCGAGTTTCAGGCCTTCAACAAGAGCCGCGTTGCTGCGCTCGACCTGCGTCGCCAGCTCAGTGAGACCTACAAACTGCGTCATCGCGAATTGTCGCGGCAGATCTACGGCCTCGCCGCGCCAGGCAGTGAGCAGGTGCACAACCAGCGGATCAACCAGCTCAAGGCTGCGCTCCTGCCGCTGGAAGACAACCTCAGTCGCGCCCTGACCGTCGGTTCAAGCGGGCCGGGCCAGATCGGCACGGTGATCGACGGCATGGCCCCGGCGTTACGGGAAGAAATGCAGCGCACCGTGCGTGATTTCCGCGCGACGGGAACGTTTGGCAAACCGATGGCGAGTGCGTTGAAGTCCAAGGGCGACGGGATTGCGTTGTTGCTGTTTGTTTATCAGGGGCAGAAGTTTGTTGAGATGCTGAGTTCATTGAGCAAAAAGGAAACGTCGTCTTCACCTGATTTATGGGCACTCCTTGAGTCATCGGTAGGAATGTCGGCTGCAGGCTTCGCTGCAGTGCAAGGGCTGTCAGTGACGGTCCTCCAAGCGCATATCGAACAAATGTTTAGTGCCGCTGGAAAACTCAACACCATGAGCCGCTTAGGGCGTTGGAGTGGTATTGCAGGGAACGCTGCATTCGGGTTCGGCGCGTTGGCAGCCGCTTTCGATTCAGGAAAACACTCCATGCAATGGACCAGAGCATTGGCCGAAGGCAATCCTCAGGTTTTAGCGGCCACGACCCTGCAAATTGCCGGCGACGTCACTCTTGTCGGGACCAATACCTGGGGCACCAAGCACACGACTTCGATCATCAGCCAGGTCATGAAGAACCCCGTCGAACTGCGAGCCCTTGCCTGGGCCGAAGCCAGTCCCCGACTGCTGGGCATCGCCGCCCAGGCCAACCTTGTGGGCTTGGTCGGTACAGCTCTGCAACTGCTGGGCGAGGGCTTGTACAACTACTTCAATCTGGATGCCTTGCAAAAGTGGCTGCAAGCGAGTGCCTGGGGCACCGCCGACCTGCAACGCAGCCTGCCGGAAGACTGGAGCGCATTGGCAAGGGTGGTGCAACAGCCAACCTGCGAACTGATCCGCGAGGGTAAGCGCACCTGTTTGCAGCTCAGACTGCCCGGCGTGCGCACCCGGGAAATGGACAGCCGTCAATTGCAACTGTTGGCCCATCAACAGACCCATGCCGTACCGATTCCCGGTCCCTACAACAGTCAGCTGCCACCCCGGCGCTGGCAGGAAAGCAGCGCCGCGTGGGCCGCGGTTGCCGTAGTCGTCAGTCAGGGAGACGAGGCACTGACCCTGCAGTTGCCTATCGCCGATGCCTTGCAAACGACGGACTTCGCCCTGGCGCTCAACATCGGTTACCAACTGGAAGCCGGACGTGACCTGATACACCGCACCTGTTTCGTCCTGCGCGATCTGCACATCGCCACGGAACGTGGTGTACGTTTGCCGGCCCAGGGCCGGTTCACCCTCGACCCCGTCGAAACCTTGCCTGATGGCTTGAGCAAGGCGCCGTACTGGTTGTTCACCCGCGAAGAAATGGCGACTGTCGATGTTCAGCAAACTGTTCAAGCGTAAAAGCAAGCCCGAAACCAAAGACCCGACACCGGACATTCGCAGCCAACGGCCGAGCGCCGGGGAGTTGCGGGTCCGCGGGCTGAATGAAACCCTGTTTCTGGCGCCGCTGCCGGTTTATACCGGACAGGCCCAGGTCTCCCGGCGTAGTTTTTCGGCGATGAACGGAACCTATCTGGAGTTGGGGGGGAGCAATTTCGGGATGGTTGAGTTGGGCAAAAGATTGGCTATCCAGATATGGTTGGCCTTCGCCTTGGCTTTTATTGCACCTGTACTCATTTGTTTGTGGCTCGTGATTGCAAGCCCTCCAGAGATTGACCGCAAGTTTCTCGACATTATCGGGAATGTAGTTCAAGTGTTCGCGACGGGGGCATCTTTGTTCATTATTCCCATCGGCGCCTTCATCTACGGCATGCTCTCCAACGTCCGAACCCTCGCCAAAAGCTAC
This window encodes:
- a CDS encoding toxin VasX, whose amino-acid sequence is MTAAANIAALAKSAQDIRSPMGQCFLMSEKVQLLPLRYGLVENLDPSAELSIPLKLNSQPLGIRLLRDGYLYIIDNGTGYLHEYRIEQGQISKLVWKGREVASDMRTTSIGELQLVFSRQHTLFASYSEIQWTAYKCSQVLKDVAEREHWMQRIELASACPDKGGMHLLSQRQADTWLAEVAEKTAPMDLPEGANPQQRQSYAWEDTSLFKNTSIETLTSQVLGAHQNDYLFLVLRDDFGVMRDLASAQLKVADWLDHWSSDEAAQRRYLTGAYIQSLYEVTPARLDALASTDPAAKALRDETNAEQQAAIEDYLRTKRDHAGRPIFGDEDHWRKAAATDPYARATVNLLDALGQVLWQKHRDTIAALHLQTWQALFGKELGQRGIDHLINRADMQAFVSQQQTLLSHWHTRLQAIREDRLDMIVAGHFHKAAWYYDFRNDEQIRHRLETEFLCVAALCWNREATEKLAAYLESNLLTVVPGLDTLTLADQLDVSKKLMDLSSFSIKAAAAQESLDAVNVLTNQFRNLMNERLPNFADLNGRFSGLQSLLDGAYVPAHQLIAADQLNRAHSEFKRQQPVDPASFIRSLGISTRLQLLREFSRSGLTLRAASASEFQAFNKSRVAALDLRRQLSETYKLRHRELSRQIYGLAAPGSEQVHNQRINQLKAALLPLEDNLSRALTVGSSGPGQIGTVIDGMAPALREEMQRTVRDFRATGTFGKPMASALKSKGDGIALLLFVYQGQKFVEMLSSLSKKETSSSPDLWALLESSVGMSAAGFAAVQGLSVTVLQAHIEQMFSAAGKLNTMSRLGRWSGIAGNAAFGFGALAAAFDSGKHSMQWTRALAEGNPQVLAATTLQIAGDVTLVGTNTWGTKHTTSIISQVMKNPVELRALAWAEASPRLLGIAAQANLVGLVGTALQLLGEGLYNYFNLDALQKWLQASAWGTADLQRSLPEDWSALARVVQQPTCELIREGKRTCLQLRLPGVRTREMDSRQLQLLAHQQTHAVPIPGPYNSQLPPRRWQESSAAWAAVAVVVSQGDEALTLQLPIADALQTTDFALALNIGYQLEAGRDLIHRTCFVLRDLHIATERGVRLPAQGRFTLDPVETLPDGLSKAPYWLFTREEMATVDVQQTVQA